From Pandoraea norimbergensis, the proteins below share one genomic window:
- a CDS encoding TlpA family protein disulfide reductase has translation MQRRHFLQTLGALGTAGALTGIDTPALAAGPGKPGAEVDDSALAGNSGGTLSAWRGATPAFTLEGLDGQQHALSEWRGRVVVLNFWATWCGPCREEIPAMGAVARQYRNRGLALVAVNVKESPPTVKPFLSKLPIDGTVLLDRDGSVFKRYGSVGLPATYLVDRAGNARFWRMGELEWTDVGLHGHIEALLQQGGGGSTA, from the coding sequence ATGCAACGCCGTCATTTTCTTCAGACGCTGGGCGCACTCGGCACGGCCGGGGCGCTGACCGGTATCGACACCCCGGCGCTCGCCGCAGGGCCGGGCAAGCCCGGTGCCGAAGTCGACGACAGCGCGCTCGCGGGCAACTCCGGCGGCACGCTCTCGGCGTGGCGCGGGGCAACCCCGGCGTTCACGCTGGAGGGGCTGGACGGTCAGCAGCATGCGTTATCGGAATGGCGCGGGCGTGTGGTGGTGCTTAACTTCTGGGCCACGTGGTGCGGCCCGTGCCGCGAAGAAATTCCGGCAATGGGCGCAGTCGCCCGGCAGTATCGCAATCGCGGACTGGCCCTCGTGGCCGTGAACGTGAAAGAGTCGCCGCCGACCGTCAAACCATTTCTCTCGAAATTGCCCATCGACGGCACCGTGCTGCTCGATCGCGACGGTTCGGTATTCAAACGCTACGGCTCCGTCGGGCTGCCGGCGACTTACCTCGTCGACCGTGCCGGCAATGCGCGCTTCTGGCGCATGGGCGAGCTCGAATGGACCGACGTCGGCCTGCACGGACATATCGAGGCGTTGCTGCAACAGGGCGGCGGGGGTTCTACGGCTTGA
- a CDS encoding FAD-dependent monooxygenase: MKANVLISGAGVSGLALAYWLDRAGFATTLVERAPELRRGGQAVDIRGVALDVVEAMGLLGAAKALRTQLKGMSMLDAQGNEVDRSEERTFSGGRINIGDIEVFRDDLCELLAGALGEDVEWLYDDSIRAIDDKGDQVVVSFEKGATRSFDLVIGADGTYSNVRRLCFDDEACVVRPLNMVLALFSRPNLIDLKDWQLGHREGGVGYIIYPSLDQDSLRIGVGFTAPVPALPRSDMAAQKRLVAAHCEHLGGDIPKLIAAMQTTDEFYYNELAQIRMPSWSKGRVALAGDAAHCASPFSGQGTSLALVGAAVLAYSLAQHWPNPAHAFAEYEERMRPYVDLNQALVDMRRNGPMPDEQMDAAKNGIEIGDLLDGLLAGSDHTHAWLARPHGTDDTGFGETVGTEYGEHIVDRARGA; this comes from the coding sequence ATGAAGGCAAACGTATTGATCTCCGGCGCTGGCGTGAGTGGTCTGGCGCTGGCTTACTGGCTTGACCGCGCAGGCTTCGCCACCACGTTGGTTGAGCGCGCGCCCGAACTGCGCCGGGGCGGTCAGGCGGTCGACATTCGTGGCGTTGCGCTCGATGTGGTCGAGGCGATGGGGTTGCTGGGGGCGGCAAAGGCGCTGCGAACACAACTCAAAGGCATGTCGATGCTGGACGCACAGGGCAACGAAGTCGATCGCTCCGAAGAGCGGACCTTCAGCGGCGGCCGGATCAACATCGGCGACATCGAAGTCTTCCGCGACGATCTCTGTGAGTTGCTGGCAGGTGCGCTTGGCGAGGACGTCGAGTGGCTTTACGACGACAGCATTCGTGCCATCGACGATAAGGGCGATCAAGTCGTGGTGAGTTTCGAGAAAGGCGCGACACGCAGCTTCGATCTGGTGATTGGCGCCGATGGCACCTATTCCAACGTGCGCCGCCTGTGCTTCGACGATGAGGCGTGCGTCGTGCGGCCGTTGAACATGGTGCTGGCCTTGTTCTCCAGGCCCAACTTGATCGACCTGAAGGACTGGCAACTGGGCCATCGCGAGGGCGGCGTGGGGTACATCATCTACCCGAGCCTCGATCAGGATTCGTTGCGTATCGGCGTGGGCTTCACGGCCCCGGTCCCTGCATTGCCGCGTAGCGACATGGCAGCGCAGAAGCGGCTCGTCGCGGCACATTGTGAACACTTGGGCGGCGACATCCCCAAGTTGATCGCGGCTATGCAGACCACCGACGAGTTCTATTACAACGAACTGGCGCAGATTCGCATGCCGTCGTGGTCGAAGGGACGCGTGGCGCTCGCAGGAGATGCGGCGCATTGCGCCTCACCGTTCTCGGGGCAAGGCACCAGCCTTGCGCTGGTCGGTGCGGCCGTGCTGGCGTATTCGCTGGCCCAGCATTGGCCGAACCCGGCGCATGCGTTTGCCGAATACGAGGAGCGCATGCGACCTTACGTCGATCTCAATCAAGCGCTCGTCGATATGCGGCGCAACGGCCCCATGCCCGACGAGCAGATGGATGCCGCCAAGAACGGCATCGAAATCGGTGACTTACTCGACGGCTTGCTGGCCGGATCAGATCACACGCACGCCTGGCTTGCCCGGCCGCATGGCACCGACGATACCGGCTTCGGCGAAACCGTCGGCACGGAATACGGCGAGCACATCGTCGACCGCGCCCGGGGCGCATGA
- the selD gene encoding selenide, water dikinase SelD: MTAHDATQVDASQAAPQTTPAAPRLTSLSHGGGCGCKIAPGVLSELLARNDAPMPMPAALLVGTETSDDAAVYQLNDEQAIIATTDFFMPIVDDPFDFGRIAATNALSDIYAMGGKPIFALAIVGMPINVLPRETIRDILRGGESVCAEAGIPIAGGHSIDSVEPIYGLAAMGVVHPKRIKRNADAQAGDVLVLGKPLGVGVMSAALKKGLLDADGYRSMIDATTRLNRVGPALAALPGVHALTDVTGFGLLGHTLEMCRGANLAAYLRMSDVPLFDGVRELADKGCITGASGRNWASYGSAVELGERLTDRDRDLLCDPQTAGGLLVSCAPGAVDDVLAVFRADGFAEAGIVGAMRPGKPGVRVI, translated from the coding sequence ATGACCGCACACGATGCCACTCAGGTGGATGCTTCTCAAGCCGCGCCGCAGACGACGCCTGCCGCCCCGCGATTGACTTCGCTCTCGCACGGTGGCGGCTGCGGCTGCAAGATCGCACCGGGCGTGCTCTCGGAACTGCTCGCACGCAACGACGCGCCCATGCCGATGCCGGCCGCCTTGCTGGTGGGCACCGAGACCTCGGACGACGCGGCGGTCTATCAGTTGAACGACGAGCAGGCGATCATCGCCACGACCGATTTCTTCATGCCGATCGTCGACGATCCGTTCGACTTCGGCCGCATCGCCGCGACCAACGCGCTCTCTGACATCTACGCCATGGGCGGCAAACCGATCTTTGCGCTGGCGATTGTCGGCATGCCGATCAACGTGCTGCCGCGCGAGACGATCCGCGACATTCTGCGTGGTGGCGAATCGGTGTGTGCCGAAGCCGGTATTCCGATTGCAGGCGGTCACAGCATCGACTCGGTGGAACCGATTTACGGGCTGGCGGCGATGGGCGTGGTGCATCCGAAACGCATCAAGCGCAATGCCGACGCACAGGCAGGCGACGTGCTGGTGCTGGGCAAGCCGCTCGGCGTGGGCGTGATGTCGGCGGCACTCAAGAAAGGCCTGCTCGACGCTGACGGCTATCGCAGCATGATCGATGCAACCACGCGTCTGAATCGTGTCGGCCCCGCGCTGGCCGCACTGCCGGGCGTGCATGCGCTCACCGACGTGACGGGCTTCGGTCTGCTGGGACACACGCTGGAAATGTGCCGGGGCGCCAATCTCGCGGCGTACCTGCGCATGTCCGACGTGCCGCTGTTCGATGGCGTGCGTGAACTGGCCGACAAGGGCTGCATCACGGGCGCCTCGGGACGCAACTGGGCGTCGTACGGCAGCGCCGTGGAACTGGGCGAGCGCCTCACCGACCGGGATCGCGACCTGCTGTGCGACCCGCAGACGGCGGGCGGGCTGCTGGTGTCATGCGCCCCGGGCGCGGTCGACGATGTGCTCGCCGTATTCCGTGCCGACGGTTTCGCCGAAGCCGGTATCGTCGGTGCCATGCGGCCGGGCAAGCCAGGCGTGCGTGTGATCTGA
- a CDS encoding chromate transporter: protein MRIPAPSTKLATPATRPPDLPISGTPDTHDTVVPSIRQLFFGFLGLGMTAFGGALPLARRMIVDRHRWLTPDEFTDLLGLCQFLPGGNIINLSVALGMRFHGWRGALASILGLIAAPSAVVIMLGMVYQHFQNDPHVKHLFAGLAAAAAGLLIQMAWKVSWPLRKSAVLAGVAAACFIMIAVLRVPLVLTMLIMTPLSIYATWRVSQ, encoded by the coding sequence ATGCGCATTCCGGCTCCGTCCACCAAACTCGCCACCCCGGCGACACGTCCGCCTGATCTCCCGATCTCCGGTACTCCAGACACCCACGACACCGTCGTCCCGAGCATTCGTCAGCTTTTCTTTGGCTTTCTCGGCTTGGGCATGACCGCGTTCGGCGGCGCATTGCCGCTCGCACGCCGCATGATCGTCGACAGGCACCGCTGGCTGACGCCGGATGAATTCACCGATCTGCTCGGGCTGTGCCAGTTTCTGCCGGGCGGCAACATCATCAACTTGTCCGTGGCGCTGGGCATGCGCTTTCACGGCTGGCGCGGCGCATTGGCGTCGATTCTCGGATTGATTGCCGCGCCGTCCGCCGTTGTGATCATGCTCGGCATGGTCTATCAGCACTTTCAGAACGACCCGCACGTGAAGCATCTCTTCGCGGGGCTCGCGGCAGCGGCGGCCGGCCTGCTGATACAGATGGCGTGGAAAGTGTCTTGGCCGCTGCGCAAGTCTGCCGTGCTGGCCGGTGTGGCGGCGGCGTGCTTCATCATGATTGCCGTATTGCGCGTGCCGCTCGTGCTCACCATGTTGATCATGACGCCGCTCTCGATCTATGCCACGTGGAGGGTTTCGCAATGA
- a CDS encoding chromate transporter translates to MTGTLISLALIFTQLSVLAFGGGNTILPEMERQVVDIHHWMTSEEFSALFALGQAAPGPNLMIVTLVGWHVASWQGMLVTTLAKFGPSSLITIFVLHLWQRFKDRPWRRIVQAGLMPMTAGLVAASAALIAQASATSWLLAGITASVAVLAIRTRVHPLWWLAAGSVAGLVGGAWL, encoded by the coding sequence ATGACCGGCACCCTTATCTCGCTCGCGCTCATCTTCACGCAGTTGTCCGTGCTCGCGTTCGGCGGCGGCAACACGATCCTGCCGGAGATGGAGCGTCAGGTCGTCGACATCCATCACTGGATGACCTCCGAAGAATTCAGCGCGCTGTTCGCGCTCGGGCAGGCCGCGCCTGGCCCGAATCTCATGATCGTCACGCTGGTGGGGTGGCATGTCGCCAGTTGGCAGGGGATGCTCGTCACCACGCTCGCCAAGTTTGGGCCGTCGTCGCTCATTACGATCTTCGTGCTGCACCTGTGGCAACGGTTCAAGGACCGGCCGTGGCGACGCATCGTTCAGGCCGGGTTGATGCCGATGACGGCCGGACTCGTTGCCGCCAGTGCCGCACTCATTGCTCAGGCGTCGGCCACGTCGTGGCTGCTTGCTGGCATTACTGCGAGCGTGGCCGTGCTGGCTATCCGGACGCGTGTCCACCCGCTGTGGTGGTTGGCGGCGGGCAGTGTGGCGGGGTTGGTTGGGGGCGCGTGGCTGTAA
- a CDS encoding LysR family transcriptional regulator, with protein MANIDIRLLRYFIAVAETGHMTRAAERLGIGQPPLSQQIRVLETQLGVTLFERLPRGMALTDAGQAFLGDAYDVVRKLDQAVDDVRRVAAGVKGRLAVGFTSSSALHPFVPAVIRAFRADAPAVSLMLDESSTTELLDGLRDGQLDAVFIRQPLGDIAQIAIVPVLEEPMVLAVPSSHPLALKGRAGKAAVPLTALSAEKLILYRRRTGQGLYDAIIAACHGAGFSPHIEQEAPRLPSTLSLVAAGLGVSIVPASLMRMQVEGIVYRPLTPAPRAPLHFAYREGVLAGPTARLLDHVRTAAKTGGWGDVSLLNGMSEKGGR; from the coding sequence ATGGCAAACATCGACATCCGGCTGCTGCGTTATTTCATTGCGGTGGCCGAAACGGGCCACATGACGCGTGCGGCTGAGCGGCTCGGCATCGGTCAGCCGCCGCTCTCGCAGCAGATTCGCGTGCTGGAGACACAACTGGGCGTGACGCTCTTCGAGCGGTTGCCTCGCGGCATGGCGCTCACCGATGCGGGGCAGGCGTTTCTGGGGGATGCCTACGACGTGGTGCGCAAACTCGATCAGGCGGTAGATGATGTTCGGCGTGTGGCCGCAGGCGTAAAGGGGCGGCTCGCCGTGGGCTTTACGAGTTCGTCGGCGCTGCATCCGTTCGTGCCCGCTGTGATTCGTGCGTTTCGAGCCGATGCGCCAGCGGTCTCGCTGATGCTCGACGAGAGCAGCACGACGGAATTGCTTGATGGACTGCGCGACGGTCAGCTCGACGCGGTCTTCATTCGTCAGCCGTTGGGCGATATTGCGCAGATTGCCATCGTGCCGGTGTTGGAGGAGCCGATGGTGCTCGCGGTGCCCTCATCGCATCCGCTGGCGCTCAAAGGGCGCGCGGGCAAGGCAGCGGTACCGCTGACGGCGCTCTCGGCGGAGAAGCTGATTCTCTATCGACGCCGCACGGGGCAGGGGCTGTACGACGCGATCATTGCCGCGTGTCACGGCGCGGGGTTCAGTCCGCACATCGAGCAGGAGGCGCCGCGTCTGCCGTCGACGCTATCGCTGGTGGCGGCCGGGTTGGGGGTGTCGATCGTGCCCGCATCGCTCATGCGCATGCAGGTGGAGGGCATCGTCTACCGGCCACTGACACCGGCACCGCGCGCGCCGCTGCACTTCGCATATCGGGAGGGGGTACTCGCCGGGCCGACGGCGCGTTTGCTCGATCATGTGCGCACGGCGGCGAAAACGGGCGGATGGGGCGACGTTAGCTTGTTGAATGGAATGAGTGAGAAGGGCGGGAGGTGA
- a CDS encoding alpha/beta fold hydrolase, giving the protein MSDVQFARIETASHGPLSLEYRWLNRERTDAPLLVFLHEGLGSVAMWKDWPQQLCDAGGYRGLVFSRNGYGRSTPRPHDEKWPVDFMHKQAREVLPAFLDAVGVGPEAAGRVWLVGHSDGGSIALLFSAAFPDRLAGAVVLAPHLFVEDVSVESIAKTKTVFETTDLRTKLARYHDDVESAFWGWNDIWLNPAFREWNLVGAVASIEKPLLAIQGEDDEYGTMAQMDSIAANVSHAKVVKLPDCGHSPHRDAPEALAQAIVSFIDGGGEVEAAGDQRAA; this is encoded by the coding sequence ATGTCGGACGTACAGTTCGCCCGGATCGAGACGGCCTCGCACGGGCCGCTCTCGCTGGAATACCGGTGGCTCAATCGTGAGCGCACCGACGCGCCGTTGCTGGTCTTTCTGCACGAAGGACTGGGGTCGGTCGCGATGTGGAAAGACTGGCCGCAGCAGTTGTGCGACGCGGGCGGCTATCGCGGCCTCGTGTTTTCACGCAACGGCTATGGCCGTTCGACGCCGCGCCCGCATGACGAGAAGTGGCCGGTCGACTTCATGCACAAGCAGGCGCGCGAGGTGTTGCCTGCGTTTCTCGATGCGGTCGGTGTCGGCCCCGAGGCCGCCGGGCGCGTGTGGCTCGTAGGCCATAGCGACGGCGGCTCGATTGCGCTGTTGTTCTCGGCAGCGTTCCCCGACCGGCTCGCAGGCGCGGTCGTACTGGCACCGCATCTGTTCGTGGAAGACGTGTCGGTCGAGAGTATTGCCAAGACGAAAACCGTCTTCGAGACGACCGATCTGCGCACGAAGCTCGCGCGCTATCACGACGATGTGGAAAGCGCCTTCTGGGGCTGGAACGACATCTGGTTGAACCCGGCGTTTCGCGAGTGGAATCTGGTCGGTGCCGTGGCGAGTATCGAGAAGCCGCTGCTCGCGATTCAGGGCGAAGACGACGAGTACGGCACGATGGCGCAGATGGACAGCATTGCCGCCAACGTGTCGCATGCGAAAGTGGTGAAGCTGCCCGACTGCGGACACTCCCCGCATCGCGATGCACCCGAGGCGCTGGCGCAAGCCATCGTGTCGTTTATCGACGGCGGCGGCGAAGTCGAAGCGGCGGGCGATCAGCGCGCGGCCTGA
- a CDS encoding transglutaminase-like domain-containing protein, translated as MQRRRFLSLAASTVPAAMLPAALISGRADAATSQPAATNAPNAADGWRTFELTTQVDLPASAGPANVWLPVAISPSATYQQALGTRWEAPGAQAELRKVRGAAGVDVPMLAVAWPDAPAQGGPARTVTLINTFATRDRRVDLSQPPSANAPRESAEVLRRYLQPTELQPTDGLVRETAQRITRGQDGDVAKAQAIYQWIVDNCRREGSVRGCGTGDVRYILTTGDLAGKCADINALFTALARSVGIPARDAYGVRVAASNHGFNSLGKAGDVTRAQHCRAEFYAAGYGWVPVDPADVRKVVLEEVPGGLPVNDLRVRAARAMLFGQWEMNWVAFNHGADVPLPGARDKRDGSVPFLMYPNGEVAQGRLDSLDPDAFRYRMSARELKA; from the coding sequence ATGCAACGTCGTCGTTTTCTCTCGCTCGCCGCGTCCACCGTACCCGCTGCCATGCTGCCCGCCGCGCTGATTTCCGGCCGGGCCGATGCCGCTACCTCGCAACCCGCCGCAACGAATGCGCCCAATGCGGCCGACGGTTGGCGCACCTTCGAGCTGACGACGCAAGTCGACCTGCCCGCCTCCGCTGGCCCTGCCAACGTCTGGCTGCCGGTCGCGATTTCGCCCTCCGCCACGTACCAGCAAGCGCTCGGCACGCGTTGGGAAGCGCCGGGCGCACAAGCGGAATTGCGCAAGGTGCGCGGTGCCGCCGGTGTCGACGTGCCGATGCTCGCCGTCGCATGGCCCGATGCGCCTGCGCAGGGTGGCCCGGCACGGACGGTGACGCTCATCAACACCTTTGCCACGCGCGACCGCCGCGTCGATCTGTCGCAGCCGCCGTCGGCGAATGCGCCGCGCGAGTCGGCCGAAGTGCTGCGCCGCTATCTGCAACCGACCGAGTTGCAACCGACTGACGGTCTCGTGCGCGAGACGGCCCAGCGCATCACGCGCGGGCAGGACGGCGACGTGGCGAAAGCGCAGGCCATCTATCAGTGGATCGTCGACAACTGCCGCCGCGAAGGGTCGGTGCGCGGTTGCGGCACCGGCGACGTACGCTACATCCTCACGACGGGCGACCTTGCAGGCAAGTGCGCCGACATCAACGCCTTGTTCACCGCGCTCGCACGGTCGGTCGGCATTCCCGCACGCGATGCTTACGGCGTTCGCGTGGCGGCGTCGAATCACGGGTTCAACAGTCTTGGCAAAGCGGGCGACGTGACGCGTGCCCAGCATTGCCGTGCTGAGTTCTATGCGGCTGGGTATGGCTGGGTGCCGGTCGATCCGGCGGACGTCCGCAAGGTCGTGCTCGAAGAAGTGCCGGGTGGTCTGCCGGTCAACGATCTGCGCGTGCGTGCGGCGCGGGCGATGTTGTTCGGCCAGTGGGAAATGAACTGGGTCGCGTTCAATCACGGTGCCGACGTGCCGCTGCCGGGCGCGCGTGACAAGCGCGACGGCTCCGTGCCGTTCCTCATGTATCCGAATGGTGAAGTGGCACAGGGCCGGCTCGACAGTCTGGACCCGGACGCTTTCCGCTATCGCATGAGCGCGCGCGAACTCAAGGCCTGA
- a CDS encoding benzoate-CoA ligase family protein, with the protein MEAVLTPPPANFNFAAHLEALNRARAAKTAYLDDTQSLSYGELAERSRRFATGLARAGVHREERILLVMLDTIDLPVAFLGALYAGVVPVVVNTLLTADDYAYMIAHSKAQLVIASGALMPTVQAALDKTSAPPPCVVSQPIAVAEAADAAQHTPPVTFDSLIDGPPSAVPADTAGDDIAFWLYSSGSTGKPKGTVHTHANLYWTVETYGRNVLGIREEDVVFSAAKLFFAYGLGNALTFPLSVGATVLLMAERPTAEAVAQRLKQHRPTIFYGVPTLYANLLASPHLPAREDVALRLCTSAGEALPREIGERFTAHFGAEILDGIGSTEMLHIFLSNRAGQVAYGTTGEAVPGYSVELRDENGQPVPDGEIGDLYIKGPSAALMYWCNREKSRATFLGDWLKSGDKYQRLPNGYYVYAGRSDDMLKVSGQYVSPIEVEMVLMQHDAVLEAGVVGRDDNGLTKTQAFVVLKPGVVADDEMATTLKAFVKARLAPHKYPRELVFVDDLPKTATGKVQRFKLRELL; encoded by the coding sequence ATGGAAGCCGTACTCACCCCACCGCCGGCGAACTTCAACTTCGCCGCGCACCTTGAAGCGCTCAATCGCGCTCGCGCCGCCAAGACGGCGTATCTCGACGACACACAATCGCTCTCCTATGGCGAGCTTGCCGAGCGTAGCCGGCGCTTCGCTACGGGACTCGCACGCGCAGGCGTGCATCGGGAAGAACGCATCCTGCTCGTGATGCTCGACACCATCGACCTGCCCGTCGCCTTTCTCGGCGCGCTGTATGCCGGTGTAGTGCCGGTTGTCGTCAACACGCTGCTCACCGCCGACGATTACGCGTACATGATCGCGCACAGCAAGGCGCAACTCGTGATCGCCTCGGGCGCGTTGATGCCGACCGTGCAGGCGGCACTCGACAAGACCAGCGCACCGCCGCCGTGTGTCGTGTCGCAGCCGATCGCCGTCGCGGAGGCTGCCGATGCCGCACAACACACGCCGCCCGTCACGTTCGACTCGCTCATCGACGGGCCGCCCAGCGCCGTGCCCGCCGACACCGCAGGCGACGACATTGCGTTCTGGCTGTATTCGTCGGGTTCCACCGGTAAGCCCAAGGGCACCGTGCACACGCACGCCAACCTGTACTGGACGGTAGAAACCTACGGCCGCAACGTGCTCGGCATTCGCGAAGAGGACGTGGTCTTTTCGGCCGCGAAATTGTTCTTCGCCTACGGGCTGGGCAACGCCCTCACGTTCCCGTTGTCCGTCGGCGCCACGGTGTTGCTCATGGCCGAGCGGCCGACCGCCGAAGCGGTGGCGCAGCGCCTGAAACAACATCGCCCGACGATCTTCTACGGCGTACCCACGCTCTACGCGAACCTGCTCGCATCGCCGCACCTGCCTGCCCGCGAAGACGTCGCGCTGCGCTTGTGCACGTCGGCAGGCGAAGCGTTGCCGCGCGAAATCGGCGAGCGCTTCACCGCGCATTTCGGTGCCGAGATTCTCGATGGCATCGGCTCGACTGAAATGCTGCACATCTTCCTGTCGAATCGCGCGGGGCAAGTGGCCTACGGCACGACCGGCGAAGCGGTGCCCGGCTATTCGGTGGAACTGCGCGACGAGAACGGCCAGCCCGTCCCCGACGGCGAGATCGGCGACCTGTACATCAAGGGCCCGAGTGCCGCGCTGATGTACTGGTGTAATCGCGAGAAATCGCGCGCCACATTCCTCGGCGACTGGCTCAAGAGCGGCGACAAGTACCAGCGTCTGCCCAATGGGTATTACGTCTATGCCGGGCGCAGTGACGATATGCTCAAGGTCAGCGGCCAATATGTCTCGCCCATCGAAGTCGAGATGGTGCTCATGCAGCACGACGCGGTACTCGAAGCGGGCGTGGTCGGCCGCGACGACAACGGTCTGACGAAGACGCAGGCGTTTGTCGTACTCAAGCCCGGTGTCGTGGCCGATGACGAGATGGCGACGACGCTCAAGGCGTTCGTCAAGGCGCGTCTGGCGCCGCACAAATACCCTCGCGAGCTGGTGTTCGTCGACGATCTGCCGAAGACGGCGACGGGCAAGGTCCAGCGCTTCAAGCTGCGCGAGTTGCTATAG
- a CDS encoding TetR/AcrR family transcriptional regulator, whose translation MTDNSPGKPADNPADETARTPRAGRGAKVRPYHHGGLPEALLQAAETVLKRDGLRGLTLRSIAREAGVSHTAPQHHFGDTAGVLSELVADGHRRLAAAMSARASEAKPGPARRKAVAHAYIDFAVANPDMFRLMSRNELLDLARTSLQDARRNSMRLLSGVLDPAPVVDAQGNNEWWGELDAERAVTMAAGWAYVHGLAALLVDQRFAGLVRRTPSIEDAKALVYRAIEDMAIAPER comes from the coding sequence ATGACAGACAACTCCCCCGGCAAGCCTGCCGACAATCCAGCCGATGAAACCGCCCGCACGCCGCGTGCCGGCCGTGGCGCGAAAGTGCGCCCGTACCATCACGGTGGTCTGCCGGAAGCGCTATTGCAGGCCGCCGAGACGGTGCTCAAGCGCGATGGCCTGCGCGGGTTGACGTTGCGCTCGATTGCGCGTGAGGCGGGGGTGTCGCACACCGCGCCGCAGCATCACTTCGGCGATACGGCAGGGGTGTTGAGCGAACTCGTGGCCGACGGGCATCGGCGGCTGGCGGCGGCGATGTCGGCGCGTGCCAGCGAAGCCAAACCCGGCCCGGCGCGTCGTAAGGCGGTCGCGCACGCGTATATCGATTTCGCGGTGGCGAATCCGGACATGTTCCGCCTGATGTCACGAAACGAGTTGCTCGATCTGGCGCGCACGTCGTTGCAAGACGCTCGCCGTAACTCCATGCGCTTGCTCTCAGGCGTGCTCGACCCCGCACCGGTGGTGGATGCGCAGGGCAATAACGAGTGGTGGGGAGAGTTGGATGCCGAGCGGGCCGTCACGATGGCGGCGGGCTGGGCGTACGTGCATGGTCTGGCGGCGCTGCTGGTCGATCAGCGCTTTGCGGGGCTGGTGCGCCGCACGCCGTCCATCGAGGATGCCAAGGCGCTGGTGTATCGCGCGATCGAGGATATGGCGATTGCGCCGGAGCGTTGA
- a CDS encoding LysE family translocator — translation MPTIATLATFFAVVLGLFLIPGPAVLLTITRTVQGGRRAGIMTGMGIALGDLVHTLCAAVGLSAVLMTSALAFDVVKYIGAGYLIYLGIKALRERPSDPQLPVAPQVSPTRAFAQAVATEVLNPKTALFFLAFMPQFVHASEGNVFMQFLVLGMVFVAMSAVYTAAIALSVRPLGRFVKRFTWLLRWQGKIIGTIFIGLGLRVAMQQR, via the coding sequence ATGCCGACCATTGCCACCCTCGCCACATTCTTCGCTGTCGTGCTCGGACTGTTCCTGATTCCCGGGCCTGCCGTGCTGCTCACCATCACCCGCACCGTGCAGGGCGGACGCCGCGCCGGCATCATGACGGGCATGGGCATCGCCCTCGGTGATCTCGTCCATACCTTGTGTGCTGCCGTGGGCTTGTCGGCGGTGCTGATGACCTCTGCGCTGGCGTTCGACGTCGTCAAGTACATCGGGGCGGGCTATCTGATTTATCTCGGCATCAAGGCGTTGCGTGAGCGCCCCAGCGATCCGCAGTTGCCTGTGGCACCGCAGGTATCGCCCACGCGCGCGTTTGCGCAGGCCGTCGCCACCGAAGTGCTCAACCCCAAGACCGCGCTGTTCTTCCTCGCCTTCATGCCGCAGTTTGTGCATGCGAGCGAAGGCAACGTGTTCATGCAGTTTCTGGTGCTGGGGATGGTGTTCGTCGCCATGAGTGCCGTGTATACGGCGGCCATTGCCTTGTCGGTACGCCCGCTCGGCCGGTTCGTGAAGCGTTTTACGTGGCTGCTGCGCTGGCAGGGCAAGATCATCGGCACCATCTTCATCGGACTCGGTTTGCGCGTCGCCATGCAGCAGCGGTAA